The following proteins are encoded in a genomic region of Galbibacter sp. BG1:
- a CDS encoding N-acetylmuramidase family protein has protein sequence MKPTLTENDFIWAADKLGCELAVIKAVAHVESRKTGFLSDGSPKILFEGHIFHRLTDGKYSKREIYKDISYPYWTRKYYGDGFDEYKRFKRAFELDPVAAIKSASWGKFQIMGFNYNRAGFSTPEYFMYAMDTSERKHLEAFVDFIKSTGLSDELQRKDWQGFARGYNGPGYAKNRYDEKLKKAYKIYSQ, from the coding sequence ATGAAACCAACACTAACTGAAAACGATTTTATTTGGGCTGCCGATAAATTAGGTTGTGAACTAGCAGTTATAAAAGCAGTCGCACATGTGGAAAGTAGAAAAACTGGTTTTCTATCCGATGGTTCCCCAAAGATACTTTTTGAGGGCCATATATTCCATCGGCTTACTGATGGTAAGTATTCAAAAAGAGAAATATACAAAGACATTTCTTATCCCTACTGGACTAGAAAGTATTACGGTGACGGATTTGACGAATATAAAAGGTTTAAACGTGCATTTGAATTAGATCCTGTGGCAGCAATTAAATCTGCAAGCTGGGGAAAATTCCAGATTATGGGATTCAACTACAACCGTGCTGGTTTTTCTACGCCTGAATATTTTATGTATGCGATGGATACTTCGGAAAGAAAACATTTGGAGGCTTTTGTGGATTTTATTAAATCTACTGGTTTGTCCGACGAACTGCAAAGAAAAGATTGGCAAGGTTTTGCCCGTGGCTACAATGGTCCAGGGTACGCAAAAAACCGTTATGATGAAAAATTGAAAAAAGCTTATAAAATCTATTCTCAATGA